In Oryza sativa Japonica Group chromosome 2, ASM3414082v1, the following are encoded in one genomic region:
- the LOC4330992 gene encoding uncharacterized LOC4330992 gives MPRASRAPNPPPPAAAAAENVSSDAGHAEPSCSTPAHHQVFRPVTRSMTRKPTAAAAASSDVKGGESASTSKRRDSTDPCFNTQSAAARPSVTRVRTPHKVASSAWKPLTQPIVMSEDLKRASVPSTNPSAKRSRVASSQAAEDSPTVHRGKKRNEESASKGDQLDGAVIPSPSKKLQTGKSPSDVLPKRKPTIRNKDGKLAAPLSMVKLETESGESSVIASSKIGPATTNDNCQSAELAQQLQLDTKNNSNDIITEAIAYGTNQADLLVAPVTTDAIASGSSQVNLSAFPVTAEAIPNRTHQVNHSAGPLNIKAMINRTSLVNKPVAPVNAKAIANRAQQVAAHNKLPSPVIAAPRQNLQDDLQRKLAKLLIARKQPSGQAGATAPLVSPKLEIGKAKGSSSNVLSDPAYANVKALLIKQQEQLLQQFKSANSQPQVHIKGPALTDKDEAPPVEPLGTRCQLCKLDIAFRPQGDDARDNAPPVAAVLGCHHAFHSSCIEAIYGLAEPSQCIGCLDSAKA, from the exons ATGCCGCGCGCCTCCAGGGCCCCGAAtccccctccccccgccgccgccgccgcggagaatG TGAGTAGCGATGCTGGCCATGCTGAGCCATCTTGCAGCACACCTGCTCATCATCAGGTTTTCCGCCCTGTTACTCGGTCTATGACCCGTAagcctactgctgctgctgctgcttcatcTGATGTGAAGGGAGGAGAATCTGCTAGTACAAGCAAGCGTAGAGATTCTACAGACCCTTGCTTTAACACCCAATCTGCTGCTGCAAGACCATCTGTAACCCGTGTCCGCACCCCTCATAAAGTGGCTTCATCTGCTTGGAAGCCCCTTACCCAGCCTATTGTTATGAGTGAAGACCTGAAGCGGGCAAGCGTTCCTTCAACCAATCCTTCTGCCAAGCGCTCCAGAGTTGCTTCGTCTCAAGCTGCTGAAGATAGCCCAACTGTTCACAGAG GCAAAAAGAGAAATGAAGAAAGCGCGAGCAAAGGTGATCAGTTGGATGGGGCAGTCATCCCATCTCCATCAAAGAAGCTGCAAACGGGCAAGAGCCCTTCTGATGTACTTCCAAAAAGGAAACCAACTATCAGAAATAAGGACGGTAAATTAGCTGCTCCACTGTCTATGGTTAAGTTGGAGACTGAAAGCGGAGAGAGTTCTGTCATTGCTTCCTCAAAAATTGGTCCTGCTACTACAAATGACAATTGTCAGTCAGCTGAACTTGCACAGCAGCTGCAGCTTGATACAAAAAATAATTCCAATGATATCATTACAGAAGCTATTGCCTATGGAACAAACCAAGCTGATCTGCTTGTTGCTCCAGTCACTACTGATGCTATTGCCAGCGGATCAAGCCAAGTCAATCTGTCGGCTTTTCCAGTCACTGCAGAAGCTATACCCAACAGAACTCACCAAGTCAACCACTCAGCTGGTCCATTAAATATAAAAGCTATGATCAACAGAACAAGCCTTGTTAATAAACCAGTTGCTCCAGTCAATGCCAAAGCTATTGCCAACAGAGCACAGCAAGTTGCTGCACACAATAAGTTGCCTTCTCCGGTCATTGCAGCTCCCAGACAAAACTTGCAAGATGATCTTCAAAGGAAGCTTGCTAAGTTACTCATTGCTAGGAAACAGCCCAGTGGCCAGGCTGGTGCAACTGCTCCATTGGTCTCACCGAAACTAGAGATCGGGAAAGCTAAGGGCTCGTCATCCAATGTTCTCTCAGATCCTGCTTACGCGAACGTGAAGGCATTGTTGATCAAGCAGCAAGAACAGCTGCTGCAGCAATTTAAATCGGCAAATTCACAACCGCAGGTCCACATCAAAGGACCAG CTCTGACGGACAAGGATGAGGCGCCACCAGTTGAGCCATTGGGGACAAGGTGCCAGCTGTGCAAGCTCGATATAGCATTCAGGCCTCAAGGTGACGATGCTCGCGACAATGCTCCTCCAGTCGCGGCCGTCCTGGGCTGCCACCATGCATTCCATAGCAGCTGCATTGAGGCCATTTACGGCCTCGCTGAGCCTTCCCAGTGTATTGGCTGCCTTGATTCTGCCAAGGCCTGA
- the LOC4330994 gene encoding uncharacterized protein — MDACGIRAPGDVLLRKSELSSAAAAAKNYGNGHDDAAVRRKAAAGSPATPRRHPSPNAGRSSAAAAEAAGSQARRSQSTERRPATPSRLSPGGSRAAAPSSRISAPTSPSSAPSSPSSSSSSSSTPVRDAVAAESQSAPRRLAGGRAPPDGLWPSMRSLSSSLQLEAKGKRSNGGSADQAKARDAGDRKRSPSRGRSAAEQQPENPHAKVIDHHRWPAMMGGRVSVSAMSRSVDLTDKISRPALSSIPSRGVSPKKATMASTTNALARSIDLADKIDRLVSLSVSSPRTPTASNGAADESKSMSVSKGTKPAAVAIPSRVSAIITATSGGIRALSKSMDLTEKDIGTLSSAASSPGISPSVSVSSMSNATSQTTAKSTRGLSPRRTSTSIGSGALSRNIDLPENDKRPASSSASLRGNSPRRRLASDSVNAVVKNIDFAEKDSRAAISSTSSRGFSPRRRLASDGLDAISRSTDFSDKDSRPSTSSSSAQRGISPLRRLTISKGTDFTDKSYRPSTSSAASRGVSPRTRLASDSAGNILKSMDLADRDNKPSTSSASLRGMSPRRRLASDGISKNITFTEKDDRTMPSSVASQEISTIRRLPSDGADSISKNIDLPEKVTRPATSSAASRGLSPRRRLASDGVNAISKSIDLADKDTGPARSTAALRGVSPRRQLASDRVDSISKNTDFTEKDKDTRPSTSSGASRGISPRRRLASDGVDDLSKGINFSQKSIRPSTSSMASRGTSPRRRLASDGVNALLKSTDFTDKDHRPSTSSAALRGMSPRNRVTSKSIDAKSLDFSDKDSRPFTPSGASQGTLQEVALASDGINALSEAVDTAVIGSLQSTSSVESGETSDARLNNGSGTVVNRIDFAQEVNIATPDGCNGHISESMDSHDIGTSAPSMSITSQEQSPSRTVSNGPKTLSEDINATKKNNRAMTVKIPSRGASPRRRLASEGFGTIYKSMDFSEKDRTSINMATPSRGMSPRRTARSGIVDMSKSMDFSEKCNGPISSIAPSHVVSARRILGPDGANAMSRSMDLTDKIRQPISSTVRKMSLADSRAKAPDLLSGDIESPGSANGNESQEENAGSSLDAPSNDSEKSAPPKRLARTLSSPSPTKASSISSFTPRRMPSPSRNRPSTPVSPCSSTRSDSASSILSYMGDVTRGKRSPSHMEDAHQLRLLYNRSLQWRFTNAYVDEMQSVQKMSAETMLYSVWDANSSLCDSMVMKRSYVQRLRQEVKLGVVLKEQMDYLTHWAALETEHSTSLSSAIEALRASTLRLPVTGGAKADVFTVKNAVSSAVDIMQAMGSSVCYLLSKLQATHSLVTELSAVAANESSMLNEYRELLGTAAALQVLESSLRTQLIQETE, encoded by the exons ATGGACGCCTGTGGAATTCGGGCGCCAGGGGATGTGCTGCTGCGGAAATCTGAGCTctcgtcggcggcagcggcggccaagAATTACGGCAATGgccacgacgacgccgcggtgaggcgcaaggcggcggcggggtcgccggcgacgccgaggaggcACCCGTCGCCGAATGCCGgtcggtcgtcggcggcggcggcggaggccgcgggGTCGCAGGCGAGGAGGTCCCAGTCCACCGAGCGGAGGCCGGCGACCCCGTCGAGGCTGTCACCTGGCGGCTCCAGGGCGGCCGCCCCGTCGTCCAGGATCTCCGCCCCAacctcgccgtcgtccgcgccttccagcccgtcgtcgtcgtcctccagcTCGTCCACGCCCGTgcgcgacgccgtcgccgccgagtcgCAGAGCGCTCCGAGGAGGCTGGCCGGCGGCCGGGCTCCTCCTGATGGGCTGTGGCCGTCAATGCGGAGCCTGTCTTCCTCCTTGCAGCTCGAGGCGAAGGGGAAACGCAGCAATGGCGGCTCTGCGGATCAGGCCAAGGCGAGGGATGCGGGTGACAGGAAGAGGAGCCCGTCGAGGGGGAGGAGCGCCGCTGAGCAGCAGCCGGAGAATCCGCACGCCAAGGTGATTGACCACCATCGCTGGCCTGCTATGATGGGGGGCAGGGTGTCCGTGAGCGCAATGTCGAGGAGCGTGGATCTCACTGACAAGATTTCCAGGCCAGCACTATCATCGATTCCATCTCGCGGCGTCTCACCGAAGAAAGCAACGATGGCATCTACTACAAATGCATTGGCAAGAAGTATTGATCTTGCTGACAAGATTGATCGCCTGGTCTCTTTGTCGGTTTCATCACCAAGAACACCAACTGCTTCAAATGGCGCAGCTGATGAATCGAAAAGCATGAGTGTTAGTAAAGGTACCAAACCTGCAGCCGTGGCAATTCCATCACGAGTTTCTGCAATAATAACAGCTACATCAGGTGGTATAAGGGCCCTGTCTAAGAGTATGGATCTTACTGAAAAAGATATCGGTACCCTCTCCTCGGCAGCATCATCTCCTGGGATTTCACCAAGTGTGTCAGTATCAAGTATGTCTAATGCTACATCACAAACTACAGCAAAGTCAACACGAGGACTTTCACCTAGAAGAACATCAACATCTATTGGCAGTGGTGCTTTATCAAGAAACATCGATTTGCCAGAAAATGATAAGAGACCGGCCTCCTCATCAGCTTCACTGAGGGGAAATTCGCCAAGAAGGCGACTTGCCTCTGACAGTGTTAATGCTGTTGTGAAAAACATAGATTTTGCTGAGAAGGATAGCAGAGCAGCCATTTCATCGACTTCATCTCGAGGGTTTTCCCCAAGAAGACGACTTGCCTCTGATGGCCTTGATGCAATATCAAGAAGCACAGATTTTTCTGACAAAGATAGCAGACCATCCACATCCTCATCATCTGCACAACGTGGGATTTCTCCACTAAGAAGGCTTACCATATCAAAGGGCACGGACTTTACTGATAAATCTTACAGGCCATCGACCTCTTCAGCTGCATCACGAGGTGTTTCACCAAGGACTCGATTAGCATCTGACAGTGCTGGTAATATATTAAAGAGCATGGATTTGGCTGATAGAGACAATAAACCATCAACCTCGTCTGCCTCATTACGTGGTATGTCACCAAGAAGGCGGCTTGCATCTGATGGCATTTCAAAAaacatcaccttcactgaaaaGGACGACAGAACTATGCCCTCTTCAGTTGCATCTCAAGAGATCTCAACAATAAGACGTCTTCCATCTGACGGTGCTGACAGTATATCAAAGAATATAGACCTTCCTGAAAAAGTTACCCGACCTGCTACCTCCTCTGCTGCGTCACGGGGCCTTTCACCAAGAAGACGACTTGCCTCTGATGGTGTCAATGCTATATCAAAGAGCATCGATCTTGCTGACAAAGATACCGGACCTGCCAGGTCAACAGCTGCATTGCGAGGGGTTTCTCCACGTAGACAACTCGCCTCTGATCGTGTAGATTCTATATCAAAGAACACAGATTTTACTGAAAAAGATAAAGACACCAGACCTTCCACGTCGTCAGGAGCATCACGGGGGATTTCACCAAGACGACGACTTGCCTCTGATGGTGTAGATGATCTATCAAAAGGCATAAATTTTAGCCAAAAAAGTATCAGACCTTCCACCTCTTCAATGGCATCACGAGGGACTTCACCAAGAAGACGGCTTGCCTCGGACGGTGTTAATGCTTTACTGAAGAGCACAGATTTTACTGATAAGGACCACAGACCATCTACCTCATCAGCTGCACTACGGGGGATGTCACCCAGAAACAGGGTTACCTCCAAGTCCATCGATGCCAAAAGCCTGGATTTTTCAGACAAAGATAGCAGACCATTCACCCCATCAGGTGCATCGCAGGGAACTCTACAGGAAGTTGCCCTTGCTTCCGATGGCATTAATGCTCTGTCAGAAGCTGTGGATACTGCTGTCATAGGTAGTTTACAGTCCACGTCATCAGTTGAATCTGGTGAGACTTCAGATGCTAGACTTAATAATGGCTCCGGTACTGTTGTAAACAGGATCGATTTTGCTCAGGAAGTTAATATAGCAACCCCAGATGGTTGTAATGGTCATATTTCAGAAAGCATGGATTCTCATGACATAGGCACGTCTGCACCCTCAATGTCAATTACGTCACAAGAGCAATCACCAAGCAGAACTGTTTCTAATGGCCCTAAGACTCTCTCAGAGGATATCAATGccactaaaaaaaataacagagcAATGACAGTGAAGATTCCATCTCGAGGTGCTAGTCCAAGAAGGCGACTTGCATCTGAAGGCTTTGGTACTATATACAAAAGCATGGATTTTTCTGAGAAAGATAGGACATCCATAAACATGGCAACACCATCACGTGGAATGTCACCTAGAAGAACAGCAAGATCTGGTATTGTTGATATGTCAAAGAGTATGGATTTTTCTGAGAAATGCAATGGACCAATTTCCTCAATAGCTCCATCACATGTGGTTTCTGCAAGAAGAATACTGGGACCAGATGGTGCTAATGCCATGTCAAGAAGCATGGATCTGACTGATAAAATCAGACAACCAATCTCTTCAACTGTCCGGAAAATGTCTCTTGCTGATAGCAGAGCAAAAGCCCCTGACCTTTTGTCAGGTGACATCGAGAGTCCAGGTTCTGCCAATGGAAATGAAAGCCAAGAGGAGAATGCTGGTTCAAGCCTAGATGCACCTTCAAATGATTCAGAAAAATCTGCACCTCCGAAACGATTGGCCAGAACATTATCTTCACCATCACCAACAAAGGCTTCATCAATATCATCTTTTACCCCTAGGAGGATGCCGAGCCCATCGAGGAATAGACCTTCAACACCTGTCTCACCATGTAGTTCTACCAGATCTGATTCTGCCTCTTCGATTCTTAGCTACATGGGCGATGTAACAAGAGGAAAGAGAAGCCCAAGTCACATGGAAGACGCCCATCAACTGCGCCTCCTATATAACAGGAGCTTGCAATGGCGCTTTACAAATGCTTACGTAGATGAAATGCAATCAGTTCAGAAGATGAGTGCTGAG ACTATGCTCTACAGCGTATGGGATGCTAACTCCAGCCTGTGCGATTCTATGGTTATGAAAAGGAGTTATGTTCAAAGGCTGCGACAGGAGGTCAAGCTAGGAGTTGTGTTGAAAGAGCAA ATGGACTACCTTACTCACTGGGCAGCATTGGAAACAGAACATTCTACTTCTTTATCTAGTGCAATTGAAGCTCTTAGAGCAAGCACACTACGGCTTCCAGTTACAGGAGGAGCAAAG GCTGACGTTTTTACCGTTAAGAATGCTGTCAGTTCAGCAGTTGACATTATGCAAGCAATGGGCTCATCCGTCTGCTACTTGTTATCAAAG TTACAGGCCACACACTCTCTGGTTACAGAACTTTCAGCCGTTGCTGCCAATGAAAGCTCCATGCTCAATGAGTATAGAGAACTCTTAGGTACCGCGGCAGCCCTACAG GTCCTAGAGTCCAGCCTAAGGACACAACTCATACAAGAAACTGAGTGA
- the LOC4330995 gene encoding translation initiation factor IF3-4, chloroplastic yields MVVGLAFAPGVPRVVPRRLAAGGHAMACSSSSARFMARRPRLVVVARYNASSSSSYESDEEEEEGFGGGGGWGRRDRGPDPDYDPALDIERIEASTVRLLDEEKRMVGVVSVSEAVQIADENDLILAILSLDGDPPVLRLFQEKDYKKHKYEQQKKKRTQQKRSVAKRMGLKELKMGYNIDIHDYSVRLKAARKFLKAGDKVKIMVNLKGRENLYKKQAIELLRRFQNDVGEMATEESKNFQERNIYLVLVPNKIAIQKEQDELNKKDTAIEDSDQSDDQPEESEPVPAQPEESKETETEVSANV; encoded by the exons atggTCGTCGGCCTCGCCTTCGCGCCGGGCGTGCCCCGCGTCGTCCCTCgtaggctcgccgccggcggccacgccatggcctgctcctcgtcgtcggcgcggtTCATGGCCAGGCGGCCGCGGCTCGTGGTGGTGGCGCGGTACaacgcctcctcgtcgtcgtcgtacgagagcgacgaggaggaggaggaagggttcggcggcggcggcgggtgggggaGGAGGGACCGTGGCCCCGACCCCGACTACGACCCCGCCCTCGACATCGAGCGAATCGA GGCTTCAACGGTTAGGCTATTGGATGAGGAGAAAAGAATG GTTGGTGTGGTATCTGTAAGCGAAGCAGTGCAGATTGCAGATGAAAATGATCTTATACTG GCAATATTATCACTCGATGGAGATCCTCCGGTGCTCCGACTATTCCAAGAGAAAGATTACAA AAAGCACAAGTACGAACaacagaagaagaaaagaactcAGCAGAAAAGATCTGTTG CAAAACGCATGGGCTTGAAAGAGCTGAAAATGGG GTACAACATTGACATTCATGATTACAGTGTGAGACTTAAAGCTGCAAGGAAGTTTCTGAAAGCTGGCGACAAG GTCAAGATAATGGTAAACTTAAAAGGCAGGGAAAATTTGTATAAAAAACAAGCTATCGAACTTCTTAGGCGGTTCCAGAATGATGTCGGTGAG ATGGCAACAGAAGAAAGTAAAAATTTTCAGGAAAGGAATATATATCTTGTTCTTGTTCCCAATAAGATAGCTATACAAAAAGAGCAGGATGAGCTGAACAAAAAGGATACTGCGATAGAAGACAGTGACCAATCAGATGACCAACCAGAGGAGAGTGAACCTGTGCCAGCACAACCGGAGGAAAGCAAGGAGACTGAGACAGAAGTCTCAGCAAATGTTTGA